A region of Vitis riparia cultivar Riparia Gloire de Montpellier isolate 1030 chromosome 12, EGFV_Vit.rip_1.0, whole genome shotgun sequence DNA encodes the following proteins:
- the LOC117925838 gene encoding protein WHAT'S THIS FACTOR 9, mitochondrial, with amino-acid sequence MALLFKTTLKPQHHRLLRRTFIAAKIKWVRDPYLDEAVSKEKNLKPLLALKTLILSAPSKTLPAAVAAVNKPQFRLPTTALNFFHKYPSVFRIFLPKPLSTPHVRLTPQAIALHNEELAVHASPERLKEAAERLAKFLMLAGARRLPLRIVDCFRFDLGLPDNYITGICCDFPEYFQISSGNDPELLDLELVSWRENLACSVLEKRAMNGNSDIRKGMRIAFPMFFSRGFDLQKKVKDWLDEWQNLPYISPYENGFHLNPNSDQAEKWAVAVLHELLSLMVSKKTERDNIFWLGEYLGFGSRFKKALVRYAGIFYVSNKIRTRTVVLREAYRKDFLLENHPLMGMRHRYIHLMNKSEKMRYQNADFLNKLKQDCKGDCKLENQAVSCGRRVSGRTG; translated from the coding sequence ATGGCCCTCCTCTTCAAAACCACCCTCAAACCCCAGCACCACCGCCTCCTCCGCCGCACCTTCATCGCCGCGAAGATCAAATGGGTTCGCGACCCCTACCTTGACGAAGCCGTCTCCAAGGAGAAAAACCTCAAGCCCCTCCTCGCCCTCAAAACTCTAATCCTCTCCGCCCCTTCCAAAACTCTCCCCGCCGCCGTCGCTGCCGTCAACAAACCCCAGTTCCGCCTCCCCACCACCGCTCTCAATTTCTTCCATAAATACCCCTCCGTCTTTCGAATATTCCTACCCAAACCCCTCTCCACTCCTCACGTGCGCCTGACGCCCCAAGCCATAGCCCTCCACAACGAAGAACTCGCCGTCCACGCCTCGCCGGAGCGTCTCAAAGAAGCGGCGGAGCGGCTCGCGAAGTTTCTGATGTTGGCCGGTGCCCGGAGGCTACCGCTGCGTATTGTGGATTGTTTTAGGTTTGACCTCGGTCTTCCTGATAACTACATCACTGGCATTTGCTGTGATTTTCCTGAGTATTTTCAAATCAGCAGTGGAAATGACCCAGAACTTTTGGATTTGGAATTGGTTTCTTGGAGGGAAAATCTTGCTTGTTCAGTACTGGAAAAGAGGGCAATGAATGGGAATTCGGATATTAGGAAAGGAATGAGAATTGCATTTCCAATGTTCTTTTCAAGAGGATTTGATTTGCAGAAGAAGGTGAAGGATTGGTTGGATGAATGGCAAAATTTGCCTTACATTTCACCATATGAGAACGGGTTCCATCTGAATCCGAATAGTGATCAGGCGGAGAAGTGGGCAGTGGCAGTTCTTCACGAGTTGCTTAGTCTTATGGTGTCAAAGAAGACGGAGAGGGACAATATTTTTTGGTTGGGTGAGTATTTGGGGTTTGGGTCGAGGTTTAAGAAGGCTTTGGTTCGTTATGCGGGTATTTTCTATGTTTCAAATAAGATTAGGACCCGTACTGTGGTGCTTAGGGAGGCTTATAGGAAGGACTTTTTGCTTGAGAATCATCCACTGATGGGTATGCGGCATCGGTACATCCACTTGATGAATAAATCAGAGAAAATGAGGTATCAGAATGCTGACTTCTTGAATAAATTGAAGCAGGATTGCAAAGGCGATTGTAAATTAGAAAATCAAGCAGTTTCGTGTGGGAGAAGAGTTAGTGGGAGAACAGGTTGA